A genomic stretch from Theobroma cacao cultivar B97-61/B2 chromosome 4, Criollo_cocoa_genome_V2, whole genome shotgun sequence includes:
- the LOC18600880 gene encoding protein SIEVE ELEMENT OCCLUSION B → MESKLTPAAKMQQQPIVGEKLKFSASEDGVMLKQIQASHAPDGRVINVRPLLRIVEDIFNRAAPSAIVAPAHTEEVEDQTYQADVIDMIEALSFLIDRISSEIAFKCTETGEAHATTMSILNIVSNYPWDAKLVIALSAFAVNYGEFWLLAQSYTSNQLAKNLAILRQVPEILQHSSMLKYRFETTKNLIRAMVDIAKCIVDFKELPSKYISADVTAMSTAMDHIPIAIYWTIRSMLASASQITGLSGFGNEYLLSTMESWELSSLVHKLDSMHSHLVGLLSACHKHIDERKFLEAYQNLLYLYETAQIDNIKILKALINPKDDPLPLIHGATNRRVNIDVLRKRNVLLLISDLDILQDKIAILEQIYNESRSQPSRLESQYEFVWLPVLDPSVPLSEIKKDKFENLKALMTWYTLQHPSLIDRAVFKFIKEVWHFEKKPILVVLDPQGRVTCPNALYMMWIWGSLAFPFTTERETALWRAETWRLELLVGGIDPVILNWISEGRFIFLYGGEDMDWIRKFTNAVRTFARASGLSLEMVYVGKSNPKERVSRNMATITAEKLSFCLPNLTAVWYFWIRIESMWYSKYQLGKEDENDPITREIMTLLTYDGSGDGWALLSRGSAELTRAKGSAFLTCLTEYNLWAADLQTKGLVPAVHDYFLQHPAPHHCNRLELPGTTGRIPERVTCSDCGRMMERYILYRCCDE, encoded by the exons ATGGAGTCCAAGCTAACACCTGCAGCCAAAATGCAGCAGCAACCCATTGTAGGTGAGAAACTGAAGTTCTCAGCATCTGAAGACGGTGTGATGTTAAAGCAAATTCAGGCAAGTCATGCTCCCGACGGGCGTGTCATAAATGTCAGACCTCTTCTGCGTATCGTTGAAGACATCTTCAATCGTGCTGCGCCAAGTGCCATTGTTGCACCG GCACATACTGAAGAAGTGGAAGACCAGACCTACCAAGCCGATGTCATTGACATGATTGAGGCTTTGTCGTTTCTCATTGATCGGATTTCCAGCGAG ATTGCGTTCAAATGCACTGAAACTGGGGAAGCACATGCAACTACAATGTCCATATTGAACATCGTATCCAACTATCCTTGGGATGCCAAATTAGTGATAGCTTTATCGGCTTTTGCAGTTAATTATGGGGAGTTCTGGCTCCTTGCCCAGAGTTACACCTCAAACCAACTAGCCAAAAATCTGGCTATCCTCAGACAAGTACCTGAAATCTTACAGCACTCTAGCATGCTGAAGTATCGGTTTGAAACTACTAAAAATCTCATCAGAGCTATGGTAGACATTGCCAAGTGTATAGTTGACTTTAAGGAGCTACCATCGAAGTACATTTCAGCTGATGTCACTGCAATGTCCACAGCCATGGACCATATACCAATTGCTATCTACTGGACTATCAGAAGCATGTTGGCAAGTGCATCTCAGATTACTGGCCTCTCAGGATTTGGGAATGA GTATCTTTTATCCACTATGGAGTCCTGGGAGCTATCAAGCTTGGTTCACAAGCTTGATAGCATGCACAGCCACCTAGTTGGTCTGCTATCTGCCTGCCATAAGCACATAG atgaaagaaaatttttagaagcCTATCAGAACCTTCTGTATTTGTATGAGACAGCCCAGATTGACAACATTAAGATTCTTAAGGCACTGATTAACCCAAAGGATGATCCACTACCACTGATTCATGGAGCCACAAACAGAAGG GTTAATATTGATGTTCTAAGGAAAAGAAATGTTCTACTGCTCATATCAGATCTAGACATCTTGCAAGATAAGATTGCCATTCTTGAACAGATATACAATGAGTCCCGGAGCCAACCGTCAAGGCTGGAAAGTCAATATGAGTTTGTGTGGCTCCCAGTGCTAGACCCATCTGTGCCATTGTCTGaaatcaagaaagataaatttgagaatttaaaGGCTCTTATGACATGGTACACTTTGCAACACCCTTCACTGATTGATCGGGCAGTGTTCAAGTTTATCAAGGAAGTGTGGCATTTTGAGAAGAAGCCTATTCTTGTGGTTCTAGATCCACAAGGACGGGTCACATGCCCAAATGCACTTTACATGATGTGGATTTGGGGTTCTTTGGCCTTCCCTTTCACCACTGAAAGGGAAACTGCTTTATGGAGGGCAGAGACTTGGAGACTTGAGTTGCTTGTGGGTGGCATTGATCCTGTGATTCTGAACTGG ATATCAGAAGGAAGATTCATATTCCTGTATGGAGGAGAGGACATGGACTGGATTAGAAAATTCACAAACGCTGTACGCACTTTTGCAAGAGCTTCTGGTCTTTCCTtggaaatggtttatgtgggAAAAAGCAATCCAAAGGAACGTGTCAGCAGAAACATGGCTACTATTACTGCAGAAAAGCTCAGCTTCTGCTTGCCAAACCTGACTGCAGTTTGGTACTTCTGGATTAGGATAGAGAGCATGTGGTACTCCAAGTACCAACTTGGCAAAGAAGATGAGAATGATCCTATAACTCGGGAAATCATGACATTGCTTACATATGATGGCAGTGGAGATGGATGGGCTTTGCTTAGTAGAGGTTCAGCAGAGTTGACAAGAGCCAAGGGAAGTGCATTTTTAACTTGCTTAACGGAGTATAATCTGTGGGCAGCGGACCTGCAGACAAAAGGTTTGGTGCCAGCAGTGCATGATTACTTTTTACAGCATCCAGCCCCACATCATTGCAACCGACTTGAGTTACCAGGTACTACTGGTAGAATTCCAGAAAGAGTGACCTGCTCTGACTGTGGACGTATGATGGAGAGGTACATCCTGTACCGGTGCTGCGATGAATAA